A portion of the Chaetodon trifascialis isolate fChaTrf1 chromosome 7, fChaTrf1.hap1, whole genome shotgun sequence genome contains these proteins:
- the irgq2 gene encoding immunity-related GTPase family, q2 isoform X1, translated as MADVFRGLNLLETLKESIESNKLSDVKDAVEDLLISRINLAVVGERGEEKATFMNSLRGLGPGDDGAAPSPSPVAPEEVAGYPNPKHPDFRLWDLPPVPSTSPFEPEGYMDKVKFLRYNAVFMTFMQTLEPNSVAVFLEARSLQQQTVYFILLALAKDTDKSLEEKRKASQEVLTSQGVAQPKVYLVRPSTLEKFDFPVLLEDMGRDLPEIRAHALLLALPTLTSNLVTQKKEAFKALVWAAASLSGGVSAIPVPFVASMVDSSVAVRILTKTQLSLCLDNESVERLARQRGLDPTRLKGLRTCVLSLEVTKGEVKKRLAAAEKDLTTASSKLVEMAMPRHARSASRSFTAMLQALNSAIDEMAADAEKIVTAALGEGK; from the coding sequence ATGGCTGATGTTTTCAGGGGCCTGAACCTCCTCGAGACCCTCAAAGAGTCCATAGAGAGCAATAAGTTATCAGATGTCAAGGATGCAGTGGAAGATCTCCTGATCAGCAGGATCAATTTAGCTGTGGTGGGGGAGCGTGGAGAGGAAAAAGCCACCTTCATGAACTCCCTCCGTGGCCTCGGCCCTGGGGATGATGGAGCAGCTCCGTCTCCATCCCCTGTTGCCCCAGAGGAAGTGGCAGGCTACCCAAACCCTAAACACCCTGACTTTCGCCTGTGGGACCTGCCACCCGTCCCATCCACCTCTCCATTTGAACCCGAGGGATACATGGATAAAGTCAAGTTCCTCCGCTACAATGCCGTCTTTATGACGTTCATGCAGACGCTCGAACCCAACAGTGTGGCGGTGTTCCTGGAGGCCCGttcactgcagcaacaaacCGTGTACTTTATCCTCTTAGCTTTAGCAAAAGACACAGACAAAAGCctagaagaaaagaggaaagccAGTCAGGAAGTGCTGACATCACAGGGTGTGGCACAGCCTAAAGTCTACTTGGTGAGACCCTCCACTCTGGAGAAGTTTGACTTCCCTGTCCTGTTGGAGGACATGGGAAGAGACCTTCCAGAGATCCGAGCCCACGCGCTACTCTTGGCTCTACCGACGCTCACCTCCAACCTGGTCACTCAGAAAAAGGAGGCATTCAAAGCACTCGTGTGGGCAGCGGCCTCTCTATCTGGTGGGGTGTCAGCCATTCCTGTTCCCTTTGTGGCCTCCATGGTGGACTCAAGTGTAGCAGTGCGGATTCTCACCAAAACACAGTTATCTCTGTGCCTGGACAATGAATCGGTCGAGCGACTGGCCCGACAGCGAGGCTTGGATCCCACGAGACTTAAAGGGCTGCGGACTTGTGTACTGTCATTGGAGGTCACCAAAGGAGAAGTGAAAAAGCGGCTGGCGGCAGCAGAAAAGGACTTAACTACAGCTTCATCAAAGCTAGTGGAGATGGCGATGCCCCGACATGCCCGTTCTGCCAGTCGCTCCTTCACTGCCATGTTGCAAGCGTTAAATTCAGCCATTGATGAAATGGCGGCTGATGCTGAGAAGATAGTGACTGCTGCTCTTGGGGAGGGGAAGTGA
- the irgq2 gene encoding immunity-related GTPase family, q2 isoform X2: MNSLRGLGPGDDGAAPSPSPVAPEEVAGYPNPKHPDFRLWDLPPVPSTSPFEPEGYMDKVKFLRYNAVFMTFMQTLEPNSVAVFLEARSLQQQTVYFILLALAKDTDKSLEEKRKASQEVLTSQGVAQPKVYLVRPSTLEKFDFPVLLEDMGRDLPEIRAHALLLALPTLTSNLVTQKKEAFKALVWAAASLSGGVSAIPVPFVASMVDSSVAVRILTKTQLSLCLDNESVERLARQRGLDPTRLKGLRTCVLSLEVTKGEVKKRLAAAEKDLTTASSKLVEMAMPRHARSASRSFTAMLQALNSAIDEMAADAEKIVTAALGEGK; the protein is encoded by the coding sequence ATGAACTCCCTCCGTGGCCTCGGCCCTGGGGATGATGGAGCAGCTCCGTCTCCATCCCCTGTTGCCCCAGAGGAAGTGGCAGGCTACCCAAACCCTAAACACCCTGACTTTCGCCTGTGGGACCTGCCACCCGTCCCATCCACCTCTCCATTTGAACCCGAGGGATACATGGATAAAGTCAAGTTCCTCCGCTACAATGCCGTCTTTATGACGTTCATGCAGACGCTCGAACCCAACAGTGTGGCGGTGTTCCTGGAGGCCCGttcactgcagcaacaaacCGTGTACTTTATCCTCTTAGCTTTAGCAAAAGACACAGACAAAAGCctagaagaaaagaggaaagccAGTCAGGAAGTGCTGACATCACAGGGTGTGGCACAGCCTAAAGTCTACTTGGTGAGACCCTCCACTCTGGAGAAGTTTGACTTCCCTGTCCTGTTGGAGGACATGGGAAGAGACCTTCCAGAGATCCGAGCCCACGCGCTACTCTTGGCTCTACCGACGCTCACCTCCAACCTGGTCACTCAGAAAAAGGAGGCATTCAAAGCACTCGTGTGGGCAGCGGCCTCTCTATCTGGTGGGGTGTCAGCCATTCCTGTTCCCTTTGTGGCCTCCATGGTGGACTCAAGTGTAGCAGTGCGGATTCTCACCAAAACACAGTTATCTCTGTGCCTGGACAATGAATCGGTCGAGCGACTGGCCCGACAGCGAGGCTTGGATCCCACGAGACTTAAAGGGCTGCGGACTTGTGTACTGTCATTGGAGGTCACCAAAGGAGAAGTGAAAAAGCGGCTGGCGGCAGCAGAAAAGGACTTAACTACAGCTTCATCAAAGCTAGTGGAGATGGCGATGCCCCGACATGCCCGTTCTGCCAGTCGCTCCTTCACTGCCATGTTGCAAGCGTTAAATTCAGCCATTGATGAAATGGCGGCTGATGCTGAGAAGATAGTGACTGCTGCTCTTGGGGAGGGGAAGTGA